From Daucus carota subsp. sativus chromosome 6, DH1 v3.0, whole genome shotgun sequence:
TTAAATTACAGGGGAAGTACAAGTCGTTctgattattattgttgttactGCTCAGGGCTTGAGTTTGATTTCCTACAGGAGCTCCAGCAAGCTGTTCGGCTATAGCTGCCCAGTCATTGAGAGAGTTCATTCGAGGAAGATCGACAAATCTCTCGTCGATCTGAGGCAATGATTCCATTACATCGTCGAACTGAGAAGAACACGAAGACGAGGAACCGTGACTATGACTATGTTCGGTACTTGCATTTGTAGCCGCTAATGTTTTTTGTGCGCTTGAATTCTTCTTGTAAATTCGACATAGTACCCAATCATCCAACTGTtcgatcaaaaaaaaaatgtacatGCACATCATTAGATTAAAAATCGCAATCATTTCAACATTTAAGTGTAGATCAAATATTTGTGTGGTGTTTGGCCAGACTTTTAAGAAGTCAGGAAAATAAAATTGTACCTTTGAACTTCCGTTTCTTCGTTGGGGCTCGGAAAGTCTGTACTCATGCATGATCCAGTTAGTCTTTGTTCCTTTGGGAGCTTTGCCAATGTAGAAAACCAGAGCTTtttttattccaacctttcttCCTTCACTCATTATAATCTTATCAGTTCCGGTTGCCTTCCAGTAGCCCGAACCGGCTACTCTGTTCGGACGTGAACCGTTGGGGTATTTTCTGTCTCTTGGACTAAAAAAGTACCATTCTTTTTCGCCAAACATTGCTTTACCTGAATAACCGAAATGAAGAGAGATTAAATTGAGTTTCAACGATCCGATCATAGTAGAGAAGTATACAACCGAATtgagaaataattttcaaatacaatttcaaatatttaacttatatacatatttacACAATTTCACTTAATCTACTGCAATTATCAAGATATACAAGAAaacagaaaattcaaatatcattttcatgctcaatttttttaaaaaataacatataaaaagAGACGGAGTATGTTACGGTGACCACGGTTGGATGCGGTAAAAGTTTCGGGGGGACAAAACAATTTGTTTGGTATCTCAAGATTCGACTTCTAAATCCGTCCCTAACGGCGACATGACATTTTAATGCTGTTTGATACACAATTTGATTTATTATGACAAACGAGTGATAAATATAAGAATGGGATTGAAAACTTACTCGGCAAGACCCAGGGATCAAATTTGTAGAGATTAATCTCAGCTATAATCTGAAGAGAAAAATGTTGGCCAGCAACTTTCCGGCATAAGTACTGAACCATAAGCTCTTCGTCGGTCGGATAAAATCGAAAACCGGCCGGCAAATTTAGCTGTGAAAGAGGGTCTGTTTGCTGCACACCCATTTTTCTTGATTTCCAAAGAGAGAaagaatgaagatgatgatgttaTGACTTGGGAGGGAACTAAAATTCTTCAAATGTTAGTTCGGTTGATTTCTAAAGTTGCATGATCAGCACGTTGTTATATAGACAACATGTGTACGGGGAGATAAATATTGGGTCGTTTTCTTGAATTTAAGGTGGGCCCATTTACGAGTCGATCACCGTGAAACTGTGGACACGGATATAAATGAATGGGTATAATCGGGCGGCCGACCTTATCCAGTGGGTTAAAAGAAAAGCCCAAAGTCCAAGTGCATGAACCACGGTCATAAGTCATAACACAACAAAAACAGCACACAGTCAATGCGACACGTGCTACGTAAACGTGGATATACTTAATATCACAAATTTAAACGATTTTAAAATGAtgctatataaaaaaaaatatccttGTGAATAACGTTTTATGTTATGTTTAGTGGTCTAAAAGTCGAAATCCAGCTACCAATTGCATTAGTTTTTCTACAAAGAAAGATGTAGTATAAATTTGTAATGCATTTCACgaatttaatatttacaaattcaGCATTTCAAAATAGTCGTGACtgtaatgataaaatattaaattttggacATTTACTAgacttaaaatcaaattttcactaatttcattttaaaccggttaattaattaataaattatacatataaagcGGCATTATTTCTAGAAATATAAAGTTTATTCCGAAATAGTGTGATGATTTTAACATGACGTTTTCTTATATCTTAACTCGttaaatttaatcatttatcatttattttttatttctcaatCAATGATGAATAGTTGAATATGAGAACACGGTATCAAGATTCAAGACTACACACGTCGGCATGGAGAATGTACACGTTGCAATAACGAGAAAAGAGCATCATCTGAAAGTTAGGCGGGGATATTACCAAAAGAAGGGTATCGAAAGGGAGTGGAGAAAAAGCAAATGCGTAGGTGTTAACTCTACAAGCTTACCACGCTAGCTCTTTTGTTATTTTGTCTTTTACTTTGACTAATAATCTTTGGAACTACAGTACATATTTTTGTGCTTTCTGTCACTCATTCATCTCTTGGCGTGCGACACGTTAGCTTCTTTTGTTCTTTTGAGTGCCGCCTGTATATGTGCTGATTGCTGAGTAATTGAGATATCATTGGAGGTTTAATTTGTTGTTTGCGCACGTGGAACTGTATAACGTGGAAGATCGATCGAGGTCGAGATTATTCTTTTACGACCAATATTTATCATGTACTATGAACCCGGATTTGTATAAAAGTGAATCGAAATTCAAGGTTTGGTACTTGTAGCATCTGGATTTTCACTCTGGCTACCCGTTCTTGCAGAAGTGTGGTGCACCGATGCAACGTTGTTCTTGGGTTGCTGGGTCTAAAAACAAGTCCGGCATATCCCAGTtcttaaattatgaatttaaagaTAATCTATACTAATATTAATGACTACATCCTCTGTgctattttatttcaaatatttcgGTCCCCGGAAGAATGAACTTTGAGATTAATACGAAACTGTTCAAATCGAATCAACAGTCTGTGCCCAGTtcttaaattatgaatttagaGATAATCGAATGAAGTAAAAAATCATGCCTATAAAATATTCTTAAACATCAACGAAGATCGGTAATATGATTTCTcaaaattatattgttaaaaatcAATGACCTTGTTTGGAAGTTAGCTGTTAGCGGtggcggattgaattagatgttctgactagctgattgaaattAGCTGTTTTGGAAGAaaatgtttggtaaatagctgattaaTTAGCTGTTTATACTTTACGCAGACACATTGCCAATCATCAAGTGAAAAAGATCTTCCtagtagttttttcaaaattagcttttggGATCCAAAAAACTATTTCAATAAGCTAACTACGAAACACCaacattaacttatttatttggtCAAACATCTAATTTGATCCAAAAAACTAATTTCATCTCAAAAAGCTAACTTCCAAACAACTCCAATATAAAGACTCAATAGTAGGGACGCAGGGAGACCCAGACAGTTAGGGCACTTgtcttaataatttttatagtaATGTTTTGATGTTATACATGTTTTCTCAATAACTGACTTGCCCGATGGTTGAAGTAACAATTTGTTATTGTGGTAGCTCGTGTTCGCCTGGTATCCAGGCACTTGTTTACCATCAACAGCAAGGTATAGTCACAGatataacataaaaataattataaaatctatattttttgttaaaacattgcTAATGTAAGAATAAATTCATTCTTCTTataatctacttctatatattaaatggcAACCAAGGGTAAAATGAGCCAAAAAAATGGTAGTGAAATATCCATTATACCCTTATGTTAtatgtaattacaaaattaccaaGTGGTGtgtcatttattatatttaaaatactaaGTGTTAGTAATTAATACATTTGCATTTTAATTACACTTATTTATGACCACTcattataagagcaagtccaatgcaatgctatatgAGGTGCTATTTCTATAATATAGCATCATTTGTAGAACTTGACACTCCAATGCAATGTTATATGAGAtgctaaaatagaaaaatattatacttggttctaaatatagaaccaagcaTAGATGTagctataattgccacataGGCACTGCAAGTGGGAATttggagggaaatgaatataaaaacaattttgaTTTAACTTTTTATACTTGTGTTCATATTTTACATCTCTTTGGGTTCTATTTTAAAATCATGCATTGGAGCATGAAAGTTCTTTTAGTATCGAAATGTACTTTTTGATttcatattatagcaatagctacatttattttagatttagcactggacttgctctaaaggaattataataataaatgttaatgtTGCTATTTATTttacacaaaataaatttatgtgagTTGGAGTTGGGATATATGATTAAACTCTCGTGTAAACTCCACaatcataattattaaattgaGATATCTTGGTTctcattttctttaaaaaaatataaaaaattttacaCGTGCAGTTATCTCAAATTATTCTCGATTTAACTTAATGTCAATTCTAATATAGTAATTAATTAGCTCTCATACTTTTTGCGGAATGGTTTTGTTTCCGaatcttattttaaattacatgtatgtatatgtgtatgtatgtatttacgTACGTACATATGTATGTACGTAcatcttattttttaatgtataatcCACATTGCTCTGATTTTGACTCGAGTTATGTCAAACTTTAGGCTAAATATTAGCATTCAAAGCACGGGTACTCGACCAAGTTATCGATCAAGTTGGTCGATTTTAAACAACATACTTTAACAGTcgactattaaacaaataatcatatataaattattaaaaaaatagtatgCTAAATATCAACAAACATCCATTGATAAGATAATAATTGAAAAGTTGATAATTGATCGACCGACTTATAATTAATGTATCATTAACCTATAATTGATGGATAGTTATTGTAACATAATAATGAGTAAGATTAGTAAGATACATATACAGAGGGAGATTAGTAGAGAGGGAGGGAAAAAAGCctactaaatattatatttatctttGCTATAAGACGgtattatataaatatcttttCATATGTACATGTCTCTCGGTGTTCGATCTTATATCTCTTTGATAATCATAGCAtatgaacatattaataaattttaactattttatCATGGATTGATTATACAATTCATGCGAATCATGCTTATTTTTACCATTTACATACACATTCTATTGtgttttagttatataacatattGAAAAATGATTGTGTAAACTTCTTTCATGTGCGAATTCTATTATGCCAATTcgaattatatgaaaatttgtttGTCATGTTGAATCAATTATCATGgatattattagtttattttaaaaaaatatttaaaaatcaaataaaattgatatattaaaaatccaaatttaaatattaatcaaaataaataatataaaatcaatttataaatgaccggcccgtgcctcgcacgggtttCTACGCTAGTTTTTAGTAGTTGATGACCCGTGTCAACCACaggtttaaataaattttattatttattcataggataatgttttttaattatattatcatatttttattatatttatttaaattattgtttttaaatgatatttaaataattgttatttaaatataagactttgtatatattaaaatttgatcttattataaatttgtttcAGAACAATATGGGTCCTCATTCGATGGAGTTCACAAAATAAAGAGTATAGgagtccaaaattatttaaaaataatctattcgttttaattttaatttttttaatctacaatatttgtaaacactcGACAATCTGCAGATTATATTCTACGATATAATCGTtgcaatcaaaaaataaaacaattattttataaatcactatagactatatatgttaaaatataactcataaggAGAATAATGATCTTAACGATTGTTagagttgaaagatattaatgattaattgataattatatttaaaaactacttaaagatgataacttatatataaatttgaataattaaaaatattatttatgattaaactaaaagattatgattGATACTTACTACAACTTAAATGTGGACTTTATGGAACTTAACtttaataatatgttttattttagcaaaatcattatattgtttgatgatttttaaattgtgaaaataatatttaaaatcaacacatataagttcGTTCATAACGTTTTTAATCttgaataaaattcaaattttaagtcgTAATCGttatatataatctaataagcaaacgttatatataattatatttggggGTTTTGTAGATATAACAGTGGTGTTGTAGTTGTTTGACAAACTAATATTGTAGTTTGacaaagttaattaacttttcaaaaataatttgatatcaaatttttagATGGATGTCTTATGTTTCGATTCTTTATTATATGTTACAATATAGACAATGGCTTCATCTGTTCGAGAttctatttgtcaagtcagtgttaccaccgcttTATTCATCTTTATCGCAATCTCTTGAAGAGCACATAACGAAttagaatttatattaataatttgtaattgttttagatttatAATAGGTATGTGTAGtgttatttaatttgtaattgttttagacttATAATaggtatgttttttttaaaaaaaaaaaaaagcaaagaaGGATATTATTAACTAGGAAGGATAAATACATATGGTAtatcttagagcaagtccaagagtgtcctaaTTCAAaacccaaatataatataaaatattatgtcctagtaatttaggacatactTTAGTaatttgaactccaacaatgtgcattattctcacaatatgtctaatattttattattaaaaactctctttcatcattaaagcataatataaaaatagagagagaaagagagtgttgatgatgatttataataaaatatagaataggGCAATGAGAGATGTGTTCCAAAAATAGGACTTGAGGAGGTTGTCTtagtgatatagggcatcactaggacattgttggatcaagttttttcatcaattgccctaaattataacttaggacatgagatagggcatctcttggacttggaCTTGCTAAGTATGTGTAATGTTGGTTGGTTGGATGTGGGAGTGGCAGTTGTTTGTATGACAAATTAATATAGAAGTCgaaagaaaattttaagttaaataacttaaatatgttttataaataaaattcccAATAGATaatgaaataattataaaacaaaacaattatagagttttttagcttattttttattttatgttctcgTATCCACACAAAAACTGCCGAATCCTTATATTTATTCGATAGGAATTTTAttaagttgattcatatttatttgatagaaattttatagagtTAATTCCTATGTTAAATTGTtcgataaatatataatttgtaattaatttagagTTATAATAGATATGTGTTATGTATATTTAATCTATAATTGTTTTAGAGTTAGAATAGATAATTCTAATGTGGGGTGGAGTTCTTTTAGACGTAGAAGCAGTAGTTGTTTATATGACAAACTAATATAGAAGTTTAAAGgaatttttaagttaaataacttAAATATGTTTGGGCTTTTCTCGTAAATACCCaagtttaaatgattttttgcaaaattactttcattttttaaaacaaattgcaaaaatactatacttcaaaatatatttgcaaaaatacagtggttgcatatgcaaccatatctgcaactctagcaaccatatatgcaaccacaaatgcaaatTTGAAAGAATCTTTTGAAAATTCCGtttagttgcataataagttgcaactagTTGCAAATGGCTAAAAACGAATGCCCCTGCGGGGCCGATAACAATAACACAAAAATAACCACAAAAGCAAAATCAACAAGTATTGCAaccaaaaaaattaacataagcaactcaaattataaaaaatcaactcAAAAGCAACTCAAATATTTATCTCTCCTTCCAgactgtaagtctaaatgtaaagacaaccctatctgttacatagggatgataactcaacaatagaacaggacaagtaaataacactacgcctgcaccggaatcggaagatacgaagacaaaggttgaagaatccatctacagtcttgaaggaataagttcactggaagaagttcattaatatgttcatgcctcagtgaagaataaagattgaagtattcaagattgtggaagcaatgaagatgttgtccaagtactcgaaagatttcagtgcaacccatgaagcaagatatttctatatatcttggttggttatttataatcaacaaactgaagcataaactaacccggaaccgactgatcaatgtttgctgacaaagacggtacaatgtttaacttcaatgttagtcgcttgtgaaccagaccagtgcactaagcgtcagcacatacggagctttgcaaagtatttatcgatcgaagaattgattcagtcatatcaagtcatttgttccaaagccaagtcaagccaaatgccagctatgccaaagcttactgctcaaatgccatatgtcaaagcttccacagaaagccatatcaggaagtgacattttatatatgtgtgcacttatatatttgtatatgtacaaatataattatatatgtatatgtatatttaattaaatataatatatataatatat
This genomic window contains:
- the LOC108224587 gene encoding NAC domain-containing protein JA2 produces the protein MGVQQTDPLSQLNLPAGFRFYPTDEELMVQYLCRKVAGQHFSLQIIAEINLYKFDPWVLPSKAMFGEKEWYFFSPRDRKYPNGSRPNRVAGSGYWKATGTDKIIMSEGRKVGIKKALVFYIGKAPKGTKTNWIMHEYRLSEPQRRNGSSKLDDWVLCRIYKKNSSAQKTLAATNASTEHSHSHGSSSSCSSQFDDVMESLPQIDERFVDLPRMNSLNDWAAIAEQLAGAPVGNQTQALSSNNNNNQNDLYFPCNLISRPGGFEARFKTSIEEEVESGFKNQTSEFMSFNGYSQCFGNDRLAIRYPNLPGNVGFRQ